The following are encoded in a window of Ochotona princeps isolate mOchPri1 unplaced genomic scaffold, mOchPri1.hap1 HAP1_SCAFFOLD_121, whole genome shotgun sequence genomic DNA:
- the GPAA1 gene encoding glycosylphosphatidylinositol anchor attachment 1 protein isoform X1, which translates to MGLLSDPVRRRALARLVLRLNAPLCVLSYLAGVAWFLALAFPPLTQRTYMSENAMGSTMVEEQFAGGDRARSFARDFAAQRRKSGALPVAWLERTMRAVGLEVYTQRFSPKLPFPDELHERYLVSGTNVYGILRAPRAASTEALVLTVPCGPDAANSQAVGLLLALAAHFRGQIYWAKDLIFLVTDHDLLGTEAWLEAYHDVNITGVKSSPLEGRAGAIQAAVALELSSDVVTSLDVTVEGLNGQLPNLDLLNLFQTFCQKGGLLCTLQGKLQPQDRSSLDAPLQGLQTLLLLALQQASGRPHGPHGLFLRYRVEAFTLRGVNSFRQYKYDLVAVGKALEGMFRKLNHLLERLHQSFFFYLLPALSRFVSIGLYMPAAGFLLLVLGLKALELWMRLHEAGVGPEEAGGGPGPSPSLPLVQGVSLTSLVAPVLISQAMGLALYALPVLGQHVAAQHFPVAEAEAVVLTLLAIYAAGLALPHNAHRVVSTQAPDGGWMALKLVALIYLALQLGCVALTNFSLGFLLAATMVPAAALAEPRGPRPLYAALLVLTSPAATLLGSLFLWRELQEAPMSLAEGWQLFLAALAQGVLEHYTYGALLFPLLALGIYPCWLLFWNVLFWK; encoded by the exons TGGCCTTCCCGCCGCTGACCCAGCGCACCTACATGTCCGAGAACGCCATGGGCTCCACCATGGTGGAGGAGCAGTTCGCGGGCGGAGACCGCGCCCGCAGCTTCGCCCGGGACTTCGCCGCCCAGCGCCGCAAGTCGGG GGCGCTCCCGGTGGCCTGGCTGGAGCGCACGATGCGCGCCGTGGGGCTCGAGGTCTACACGCAGAGGTTCTCGCCGAAGCTGCCCTTCCCCGATGAGCTGCACGAGCGCTAC CTCGTGTCCGGCACCAACGTGTACGGCATCCTGCGGGCGCCCCGCGCCGCCAGCACCGAGGCCCTGGTGCTCACCGTGCCCTGCGGCCCCGACGCGGCCAACAGCCAGGCGGTGGGGCTGCTGCTGGCGCTGGCCGCCCACTTCAGGG GGCAGATTTACTGGGCGAAAGACCTCATCTTCCTGGTGACGGACCACGACCTGCTGGGCACCGAGGCCTGGCTGGAGGCCTACCATGACGTCAACATCACAG GTGTGAAGTCGTCCCCCCTGGAGGGCCGGGCGGGCGCCATCCAGGCAGCTGTGGCGCTGGAACTGAGCAGCGACGTGGTCACCAGCCTGGACGTGACGGTTGAGGGGCTGAATGGGCAGCTGCCCAACCTGGACCTGCTCAACCTTTTCCAGACCTTCTGCCAGAAGGGGGGGCTGCTGTGCACACTGCAGGGCAAG CTGCAGCCTCAGGACCGGAGCTCACTGGACGCGCCCCTGCAGGGCCTGCAgacgctgctgctcctggctctgcagcaGGCCTCCGGCCGCCCCCACGGCCCCCACGGCCTCTTCCTGCGCTACCGCGTGGAGGCCTTCACTCTGCGTGGCGTCAACAGCTTCCGCCAGTACAAGTACGACCTGGTGGCCGTGGGCAA GGCGCTGGAGGGCATGTTCCGGAAGCTCAACCACCTGCTGGAGCGCCTGCATCAGTCCTTCTTCTTCTACCTGCTGCCCGCCCTCTCCCGCTTCGTCTCCATCGGCCTCTACATGCCGGCCGCCGGCTTCCTGCTGCTTGTCCTCGGTCTCAAG GCCCTGGAGCTGTGGATGCGGCTGCACGAGGCCGGTGTGGGCCCTGAGGAGGCTGGAGGGGGGCCCGGACCCAGCCCCTCTCTCCCCCTGGTGCAG GGTGTGAGCCTGACCTCGCTCGTGGCCCCTGTGCTCATCTCGCAGGCCATGGGCCTGGCCCTCTACGCCTTGCCGGTGCTGGGCCAGCATGTGGCTGCTCAGCACTTCCCGGTGGCTGAGGCCGAGGCCGTGGTGCTCACACTGCTGGCCATTTACGCAGCTGGCCTGGCCCTTCCGCACAATGCTCATCG ggtGGTCAGCACACAGGCTCCAGACGGGGGCTGGATGGCCTTGAAGTTGGTGGCGCTCATCTAcctggccctgcagctgggcTGTGTTGCCCTCACCAACTTCTCCCTGGGCTTCCTGCTAGCTGCCACCATGGTGCCCGCTGCTGCACTCGCTGAGCCCCGTGGGCCCCG GCCACTGTATGCCGCCTTACTGGTACTGACGAGCCCGGCGGCCACGCTCCTGGGCAGCCTCTTCCTGTGGCGGGAGCTCCAGGAAGCACCAATGTCACTGGCCGAGGGCTGGCAGCTCTTCCTGGCCGCACTGGCCCAGGGTGTACTGGAACACTACACCTACGGCGCCCTGCTCTTccccctgctggccctgggcatCTACCCCTGCTGGCTGCTCTTCTGGAACGTTCTCTTCTGGAAGTGA
- the GPAA1 gene encoding glycosylphosphatidylinositol anchor attachment 1 protein isoform X2 has protein sequence MGLLSDPVRRRALARLVLRLNAPLCVLSYLAGVAWFLALAFPPLTQRTYMSENAMGSTMVEEQFAGGDRARSFARDFAAQRRKSGALPVAWLERTMRAVGLEVYTQRFSPKLPFPDELHERYLVSGTNVYGILRAPRAASTEALVLTVPCGPDAANSQAVGLLLALAAHFRGQIYWAKDLIFLVTDHDLLGTEAWLEAYHDVNITGVKSSPLEGRAGAIQAAVALELSSDVVTSLDVTVEGLNGQLPNLDLLNLFQTFCQKGGLLCTLQGKGLQTLLLLALQQASGRPHGPHGLFLRYRVEAFTLRGVNSFRQYKYDLVAVGKALEGMFRKLNHLLERLHQSFFFYLLPALSRFVSIGLYMPAAGFLLLVLGLKALELWMRLHEAGVGPEEAGGGPGPSPSLPLVQGVSLTSLVAPVLISQAMGLALYALPVLGQHVAAQHFPVAEAEAVVLTLLAIYAAGLALPHNAHRVVSTQAPDGGWMALKLVALIYLALQLGCVALTNFSLGFLLAATMVPAAALAEPRGPRPLYAALLVLTSPAATLLGSLFLWRELQEAPMSLAEGWQLFLAALAQGVLEHYTYGALLFPLLALGIYPCWLLFWNVLFWK, from the exons TGGCCTTCCCGCCGCTGACCCAGCGCACCTACATGTCCGAGAACGCCATGGGCTCCACCATGGTGGAGGAGCAGTTCGCGGGCGGAGACCGCGCCCGCAGCTTCGCCCGGGACTTCGCCGCCCAGCGCCGCAAGTCGGG GGCGCTCCCGGTGGCCTGGCTGGAGCGCACGATGCGCGCCGTGGGGCTCGAGGTCTACACGCAGAGGTTCTCGCCGAAGCTGCCCTTCCCCGATGAGCTGCACGAGCGCTAC CTCGTGTCCGGCACCAACGTGTACGGCATCCTGCGGGCGCCCCGCGCCGCCAGCACCGAGGCCCTGGTGCTCACCGTGCCCTGCGGCCCCGACGCGGCCAACAGCCAGGCGGTGGGGCTGCTGCTGGCGCTGGCCGCCCACTTCAGGG GGCAGATTTACTGGGCGAAAGACCTCATCTTCCTGGTGACGGACCACGACCTGCTGGGCACCGAGGCCTGGCTGGAGGCCTACCATGACGTCAACATCACAG GTGTGAAGTCGTCCCCCCTGGAGGGCCGGGCGGGCGCCATCCAGGCAGCTGTGGCGCTGGAACTGAGCAGCGACGTGGTCACCAGCCTGGACGTGACGGTTGAGGGGCTGAATGGGCAGCTGCCCAACCTGGACCTGCTCAACCTTTTCCAGACCTTCTGCCAGAAGGGGGGGCTGCTGTGCACACTGCAGGGCAAG GGCCTGCAgacgctgctgctcctggctctgcagcaGGCCTCCGGCCGCCCCCACGGCCCCCACGGCCTCTTCCTGCGCTACCGCGTGGAGGCCTTCACTCTGCGTGGCGTCAACAGCTTCCGCCAGTACAAGTACGACCTGGTGGCCGTGGGCAA GGCGCTGGAGGGCATGTTCCGGAAGCTCAACCACCTGCTGGAGCGCCTGCATCAGTCCTTCTTCTTCTACCTGCTGCCCGCCCTCTCCCGCTTCGTCTCCATCGGCCTCTACATGCCGGCCGCCGGCTTCCTGCTGCTTGTCCTCGGTCTCAAG GCCCTGGAGCTGTGGATGCGGCTGCACGAGGCCGGTGTGGGCCCTGAGGAGGCTGGAGGGGGGCCCGGACCCAGCCCCTCTCTCCCCCTGGTGCAG GGTGTGAGCCTGACCTCGCTCGTGGCCCCTGTGCTCATCTCGCAGGCCATGGGCCTGGCCCTCTACGCCTTGCCGGTGCTGGGCCAGCATGTGGCTGCTCAGCACTTCCCGGTGGCTGAGGCCGAGGCCGTGGTGCTCACACTGCTGGCCATTTACGCAGCTGGCCTGGCCCTTCCGCACAATGCTCATCG ggtGGTCAGCACACAGGCTCCAGACGGGGGCTGGATGGCCTTGAAGTTGGTGGCGCTCATCTAcctggccctgcagctgggcTGTGTTGCCCTCACCAACTTCTCCCTGGGCTTCCTGCTAGCTGCCACCATGGTGCCCGCTGCTGCACTCGCTGAGCCCCGTGGGCCCCG GCCACTGTATGCCGCCTTACTGGTACTGACGAGCCCGGCGGCCACGCTCCTGGGCAGCCTCTTCCTGTGGCGGGAGCTCCAGGAAGCACCAATGTCACTGGCCGAGGGCTGGCAGCTCTTCCTGGCCGCACTGGCCCAGGGTGTACTGGAACACTACACCTACGGCGCCCTGCTCTTccccctgctggccctgggcatCTACCCCTGCTGGCTGCTCTTCTGGAACGTTCTCTTCTGGAAGTGA